A genomic region of Streptomyces sp. NBC_00237 contains the following coding sequences:
- a CDS encoding NADP-dependent oxidoreductase gives MKAITYSAYGSPDVLEYVERPEPKLGPDSVLIRVKAASVNPVDWKILGGYLDPVLDAVFPVVPGWDVAGVVEKAGASVSEYAPGDEVVGYVREDLVGRGTFAEYVAAPVRTLARKPANMSFEEAAGLPLAGLTAYQALVKSLGVRAGETVLVHAAAGGVGSLAVQIARALGAEVIGTASERNHAYLRELGAIPVAYGDGLEERVREVAPDGVDAVLDLVGGEALQVSPSLLAAGGRLASVADGAVIGLGGSYVFVRPDAGDLTELGALVERGELKVEVASVYPLEKVAEAFRESMAGHTRGKIAIRVS, from the coding sequence ATGAAGGCCATCACGTACAGCGCATACGGCAGCCCCGACGTCCTGGAGTACGTCGAGCGGCCCGAACCCAAACTGGGGCCGGACTCCGTGCTGATCCGGGTGAAGGCGGCCTCGGTCAATCCTGTGGACTGGAAGATCCTCGGGGGGTACCTCGATCCGGTGCTGGACGCCGTGTTCCCGGTCGTCCCCGGGTGGGACGTGGCGGGTGTCGTCGAGAAGGCGGGCGCCTCCGTGTCCGAGTACGCCCCGGGTGACGAGGTCGTGGGTTACGTGCGGGAGGACCTCGTGGGCCGGGGGACGTTCGCCGAGTACGTGGCCGCTCCCGTCCGGACGCTGGCCCGCAAGCCCGCGAACATGAGCTTCGAGGAGGCCGCGGGGCTGCCGCTGGCCGGGCTCACCGCGTACCAGGCACTGGTGAAGAGCCTGGGGGTGCGGGCGGGCGAGACCGTACTCGTGCACGCGGCGGCCGGTGGGGTGGGATCGCTCGCCGTACAGATCGCGAGGGCGCTCGGGGCCGAGGTCATCGGCACCGCGAGCGAGAGGAACCACGCGTACCTGCGTGAGCTGGGAGCGATTCCCGTGGCGTACGGGGACGGGCTGGAGGAGCGCGTGCGGGAGGTCGCCCCGGACGGGGTGGACGCGGTGCTCGACCTGGTCGGGGGCGAGGCGCTCCAGGTGTCGCCCTCGCTCCTCGCGGCGGGCGGGAGGCTGGCGTCCGTCGCGGACGGGGCGGTGATCGGGCTGGGCGGGTCGTACGTCTTCGTACGGCCGGACGCGGGGGATCTGACGGAGTTGGGGGCGCTTGTGGAGCGGGGGGAGCTCAAGGTCGAGGTGGCGTCGGTGTATCCGCTGGAGAAGGTCGCGGAGGCTTTTCGGGAGAGCATGGCGGGGCATACGCGGGGCAAGATCGCGATCCGGGTCTCCTAG
- a CDS encoding phosphatidylglycerol lysyltransferase domain-containing protein, which translates to MSIRIDGDKSGAVPDRVRRILRGPRPESVPSLVGAAVTLVGLLDIAAGVFPRFRHSKMHSLAEVLPGTFGPFAAAFSLTVGVLLLLLAHGLKRRKRRAWRSAVFLLPVGAVAQYTYRHSVIGVLIALALLTLLIVHRSEFAALPDPRSRWKALTNFVLMTVGSLALGLLIVSSHPRKLVGDPSVLERLEHVLYGLVGLEGPLSYGGQVSWTVGYSLGALGWITAITTIYLAFRPEHPAARLTEEDETQLRALLTKHGDRDSLGHFALRHDKAAVFSPSGKAAVTYRVVSGVMLASGDPIGDVEAWPGAIERFMQEAKAHSWTPAVMGCSETGGEVWTRETGLDALELGDEAIVDVPDFSLSGRAMRNVRQMVKRIERNGYETRVRRVGDLDADELTRIRRAAADWRGTETERGFSMALGRVGEPGDEDCFIATAHKAVAEGEAPGPYGDLKAVLHFVPWGPDGMSLDLMRRDRSADPGMNELLIVASLTAAPSLGITKVSLNFAMFRSALARGEKLGAGPVLRGWRGLLVFLSRWFQIESLYKFNAKFRPRWEPRFVVFRTTSDLPRIGFAAMQAEGFVTLALPRLLRRKPSPRRGPQPCAHVPAQPVEIERVA; encoded by the coding sequence ATGTCAATCAGAATAGATGGGGATAAGTCCGGAGCGGTTCCGGATCGGGTGCGACGGATCTTGCGCGGACCCCGACCGGAGTCGGTCCCTTCGCTGGTGGGCGCGGCCGTCACGCTCGTCGGCCTGCTCGACATCGCCGCCGGGGTCTTCCCCCGTTTCCGGCACAGCAAGATGCACAGCCTGGCCGAAGTCCTCCCCGGAACCTTCGGCCCCTTCGCCGCGGCCTTCTCCCTCACCGTGGGCGTCCTGCTGCTCCTCCTCGCCCACGGCCTCAAGAGGCGCAAGCGCCGCGCCTGGCGCTCCGCGGTGTTCCTGCTGCCGGTCGGCGCGGTCGCCCAGTACACCTACCGGCACTCCGTCATCGGCGTCCTGATCGCCCTGGCACTCCTGACACTCCTGATAGTCCATCGGAGTGAATTCGCGGCCCTTCCCGACCCCCGCAGCCGCTGGAAGGCCCTCACCAACTTCGTCCTCATGACCGTCGGCTCCCTCGCCCTCGGTCTCCTGATCGTCAGCTCCCACCCTCGGAAGCTGGTGGGCGACCCGAGCGTGCTGGAACGCCTGGAACACGTCCTGTACGGCTTGGTGGGCCTCGAAGGCCCCCTCTCCTACGGCGGCCAGGTCTCCTGGACCGTCGGCTACTCCCTCGGCGCGCTCGGCTGGATCACCGCGATCACCACGATCTACCTGGCCTTCCGCCCGGAACACCCCGCCGCCCGCCTCACCGAGGAGGACGAGACCCAGCTCCGCGCCCTCCTCACCAAGCACGGCGACCGGGACTCGCTGGGCCACTTCGCGCTCCGCCACGACAAGGCGGCGGTCTTCTCCCCGTCCGGCAAGGCAGCCGTCACCTACCGCGTGGTCTCCGGCGTGATGCTCGCCAGCGGCGACCCGATCGGCGACGTCGAGGCGTGGCCCGGCGCGATCGAACGCTTCATGCAGGAAGCCAAGGCCCACTCCTGGACCCCCGCCGTGATGGGCTGCTCGGAAACGGGCGGCGAGGTCTGGACCCGCGAAACGGGCCTCGACGCTCTCGAACTCGGCGACGAAGCGATCGTCGACGTCCCCGACTTCTCCCTCTCGGGCCGTGCGATGCGCAACGTGCGCCAGATGGTCAAGCGCATCGAACGCAACGGCTACGAGACCCGCGTGCGCCGCGTCGGCGACCTCGACGCCGACGAGCTGACCCGCATCCGCCGCGCCGCCGCCGACTGGCGCGGTACGGAGACGGAGCGCGGCTTCTCGATGGCCCTGGGCCGCGTGGGCGAGCCCGGCGACGAGGACTGCTTCATCGCGACGGCCCACAAGGCCGTGGCGGAGGGCGAGGCCCCCGGCCCGTACGGCGATCTGAAGGCCGTCCTGCACTTCGTCCCGTGGGGCCCGGACGGCATGTCCCTGGACCTGATGCGGCGCGACCGCAGCGCGGACCCGGGCATGAACGAACTCCTCATCGTCGCCTCCCTCACCGCGGCTCCCTCCCTCGGCATCACCAAGGTCTCCCTGAACTTCGCGATGTTCCGCTCGGCCCTGGCCCGCGGCGAGAAGCTGGGCGCGGGCCCGGTCCTGCGGGGCTGGCGCGGTCTGCTGGTCTTCCTCTCCCGCTGGTTCCAGATCGAGTCCCTGTACAAGTTCAACGCGAAGTTCCGCCCGCGCTGGGAGCCCCGCTTCGTGGTCTTCCGCACCACCAGCGACCTTCCGCGCATCGGCTTCGCCGCGATGCAGGCAGAGGGCTTCGTCACGCTGGCCCTCCCCCGCCTCCTCCGCCGCAAGCCTTCACCGCGCCGGGGCCCGCAGCCGTGCGCCCACGTACCGGCACAACCGGTAGAAATCGAACGCGTCGCTTAA
- a CDS encoding esterase family protein — MGLTSSKVLLLAVVIAVLLFAATIWLWPRLSGRTWRSVLGRIGMLLATQLALFAAIGLAANKSFLFYGSWADLFGQEDQMGVVVDHAGGNGGNKLAQLIGTQAMDVPGGNKPTSGGQIQEVRIEGSQSKIVSPAFVYLPPEYFQPEYAKKTFPATVVLTGYPGIAMNLIKGLRYPQTALMQARAGKAQPMIMVLMRPTIAPPRDTECVDIPGGPQTETFFAKDLPRAVSSAYRVGTKPENWGFMGNSTGGYCAVKIAMAHPDRFAAGAGLSPYYKAADDPTTGDLFGGDENLKKRADLLWALDNLPAPKTSLLLTTSLKGEDNKKPTAEFIRKVKPPTHVSSITLNSGGHNFNTWKREIPAVIEWMSKKLTP, encoded by the coding sequence ATGGGTCTCACCAGCAGCAAAGTCCTTCTGCTCGCCGTAGTGATCGCGGTGCTGCTCTTCGCCGCCACGATCTGGCTCTGGCCGCGTCTTTCGGGACGTACCTGGCGCTCCGTGCTGGGCAGGATCGGCATGCTGCTGGCGACCCAGCTGGCGTTGTTCGCCGCGATCGGCCTCGCCGCGAACAAGTCGTTCCTCTTCTACGGCTCCTGGGCCGACCTCTTCGGCCAGGAGGACCAGATGGGCGTGGTCGTCGACCACGCGGGCGGCAACGGCGGCAACAAGCTGGCGCAGCTCATCGGCACGCAGGCGATGGACGTGCCCGGCGGCAACAAGCCGACCTCGGGCGGGCAGATACAGGAAGTACGGATCGAGGGCAGCCAGTCCAAGATCGTGAGCCCCGCGTTCGTCTACCTGCCGCCGGAGTACTTCCAGCCGGAGTACGCGAAGAAGACCTTTCCGGCGACGGTCGTGCTGACGGGTTACCCGGGCATCGCGATGAATCTCATCAAAGGGCTCCGGTATCCCCAGACCGCTCTGATGCAGGCGCGTGCGGGAAAGGCACAGCCGATGATCATGGTGTTGATGCGTCCGACGATCGCGCCGCCGCGTGACACCGAGTGTGTCGACATTCCGGGCGGGCCGCAGACCGAGACGTTCTTCGCCAAGGACCTGCCGCGCGCCGTCTCCTCCGCGTACCGGGTGGGGACGAAGCCCGAGAACTGGGGCTTCATGGGGAACTCCACCGGCGGCTACTGCGCCGTGAAGATCGCCATGGCGCACCCGGACAGGTTCGCCGCGGGCGCCGGGCTCTCCCCGTACTACAAGGCGGCGGACGACCCGACGACCGGTGACCTCTTCGGCGGCGACGAGAACCTCAAGAAGCGCGCCGACCTGCTGTGGGCGCTGGACAACCTGCCCGCGCCCAAGACCTCCCTGCTCCTCACCACCAGCTTGAAGGGCGAGGACAACAAGAAGCCGACGGCCGAGTTCATCAGGAAGGTGAAGCCGCCGACGCACGTCTCGTCGATCACGCTGAACAGCGGCGGTCACAACTTCAACACCTGGAAGCGGGAGATTCCGGCCGTCATCGAGTGGATGAGCAAGAAGCTCACCCCGTGA